DNA from Meles meles chromosome Y, mMelMel3.1 paternal haplotype, whole genome shotgun sequence:
AATACATGGGAGTTTTTCTGAACCTTTATTCCTCCAAATACCTCCTTCTCCTGCCTTTTCCTTCCTAGGCATTCTAGAATATCTCTTTTTTGTCCAGTCTCTTCTTTTACCACAGGTGGTTGTGGGTAATCCAGTTCTGTTTATATATTTCAGCTAGCAGAGCCTGGGAATCCATTTCTGTTTAGTTAAACTCTGAGGCAGTATAAATAAAGGCAGGTTCTTGAGCCAGGTTTTTCCCGGGAGGTAAGTCAGGTCAAACCATAtcacctcagttctttgaaaacaaGATCTATGTTGTTTTCTTTGGTATCAGCATATTGCGCCAGGatcttaatattattatttccaaGGTAGTTGGTGATTCTAGATGAAGGGATTGTAGGCAGGAAAAATATATCGCCACAGAATCTTTTGCCAAAATTTagaagcttttttgtttttcattaaatctCCTAGTATTTgtagtttgtgatttttttctacagagtttttaaaatactctgcTACATTTTGGTAGTTTAATCATTGTTTTAGTAGAGGGATGAGATTTTGGAGTTCCTCTTCCATCATTTGTGTTGACATCATGTCCTGATTTTTTTAACTTACCTTtctttatttgttgaataagttaagaatatttatcatatatttatgggccatttgtatttctttcttgaattgcacattgtttttctttttccctttctttgcatatcctgtttttttttaaaagaggtctCCATATTGGTATAGAGTCAGATGCAGAGCTAGAACCTCCTACTCAACACTAAGATCTAGACCtcatctgagatcaagagttagatgctcaaccaactaagccacttaTGTATCCTGCATATCACTTTTAAACTtccattctcattttctcttgtaAGGCATACATTTATAAAGATAGAGCCTATGTGTTTCTCCTCTCACTTCTCAGATCTATAACAAAATTTAAAGACATAAAGTATACTTTCTATCATTCGTCCTGATCTTTAATGTGTTCTCCAGTCACGTCCCAGATCTGTAACTAAATTTAAAGACTTTAAGTGCACATTCTATATCATTCATCCCGACGTACAGTCCTGTCTCTGTTTTTTTAGGTGGTTCGCACAAACCAGTGTGCAGGAGAATTTGTCATCACATTTCCTCGTGCTTACCACAGTGGCTTTAACCAAGGCTATAATTTTGCTGAGGCTGTCAACTTTTGCACTGCTGACTGGGTGAGTCTGGAATGTGGTAGGCATGTAGATAGAAAGGGATAAAGAATATGGACAGAGATCATTGTGAAGAACATTAATACTGCATATGGCCACACACAGTCTTGAACTACTTACAGCTACCTGCTGGACGCCAGTGCATTGAACACTACCGCCGGCTTCGGCGCTACTGTGTTTTCTCCCATGAGGAGCTTATCTGCAAGATGGCTGCTTTTCCAGAGAAGTTGGATCTGAATTTGGCTGTGGCTGTGCACAAGGAGATGTTCATTATGGTACAAGAGGAGCGACGTTTACGAAAAGCTCTTTTGGAGAAGGTGGGTGGTGGGAAACATGGCTTAGGGATTCAGTAAAGTACACTTCTGAAAGGGAGACATAAAAATTGAGTAGTCATTCTGTGCCTCATCTCTGACTCATACATTTGAAGTGGAAAGACAGAACctgtatgtgtttatatttttttcttccgaTTTCTCTACAGCTATCCTTACAAAGTTGAGCCCACAGCAGGGCTCAGTGTTGGCTGAGGTGGGGTGTCCACAACCCTGCTCCTAGTCTTTACAGTATATGTGGGTTGAACACCCCCAGGGCGTCACGGAGGCTGAACGAgaggcttttgagctgctcccaGATGATGAGCGCCAGTGCATGAAATGCAAGACAACGTGCTTCCTGTCAGCTCTGGCCTGCTATGACTGCCCAGATGGCCTTGTATGCCTTTCCCACATCTATGATCTCTGCAAGTGCTCGAGTAGTCGGCAGTATCTGCGGTGAGCCATGGGGTCTACTTGAAAGACACAGAGGAGGTTACACAGTGGAGCCACATGCACATTTCCTTGCTCCCTTTCGCCAGGTACCGATACACCTTGGATGAGCTTCCTGCCATGCTGCATAAGCTAAAGATTCGGGCTGAATCCTTTGACACCTGGGCCAACAAAGTACGAGTGGCCTTGGAAGTGGAGGATGGCCGGAAGCGCAGTAAGTGATCATGAATGGAAGAACCCCCAGCAACCTCTGTTTCTTTTATTCAGCTCTCCCAAGTCTTGTCCTCTTTTCCCTAATACTGCTTACTTTTCTGCAACTTCTACTCTGTGTTCAGGCTTTGAAGAGCTAAGGGCACTGGAGTCTGAGGCTCGTGAGAGGAGGTTTCCTAACAGTGACCTACTTCAGCAATTGAGGAACTGCCTAAATGAAGCAGAGGCTTGTGTCTCCCAAGTCCTGGGGCTGGTTAGTGGTCAAGAGGCCAGGTAAGTTAGAGAAGAGGGCAAAAAATGGGGTTAGTATATGAAAATGAATAACAAAACTGGATAGgtcagggatgcctaggtggctcgggGGTTAGGCAtctggatttggctcaggtcataatctcagggtcttgggatcgagccccacattggggcatgaaggtagtctgcttctccctctgcctgctgctgcttctgcttgtgcgctcactctgtcaaataaataaaatcttaaaaaaaaaggataggtcataaataaaaaatccatGTAGTATCAAAGTTAATTTATGTGTATGAACACATTAATATCTAAAACTTATGTACATAATCTGGTCGAAGAAGCGTACTTATACCATCAAtggcaatgagaatgaagattCAGGTGAACTATTAACAGTCTAACTTGTTAGcagatttcataaaaatattcgGGCATCAGATTTCCAGAAAATTAATGATTGACTCTATAGGTATATACAGGTTTagacattaaattttatttattatttgctaaATGTGTAGAATCAtagataagtttttctttctaaaaattggGTGATTATATACATACGCTTTGTAAATTCATGTAAAAAACAGCTGGAGGTATTAATCACAGTATCTCAAAGTCAGATATTTTCAAATTCagagtttttctttaaaagttaaaggtTAAGGTGTAACGAATTCACTTTTCATAGGcaatgtgttttccttttctccttcaaaaGAAAGACAGTTTTTTCTATTTTGACCTGGTGAGACACTCATTAGGTGGCTGTGGTTTTTAGTATTTGCAGTCTTAATCCACCTTAAGTTCTAATCATCTTAACTTCTGgcctcttttaatttttccttcagtaGGTGTATTAACACATGTCTTTCCACTTCAAATATATGAGTCAGAGATGAGGCACagaataacttaatttttattttttatttttatttttttaaagattttatttatttatttgacatagatcacaagtatgtagaaaggcaggcagagagagagagagggaagcaggctccctgctgagccccgatgtggggcttgatcctaggaccctgggatcatgacctgagtggaaggcagaggctttaacccactgagccacccaggcgcccctcaatttttatttttgtaggtatatatatatatggatttacATGTAGATATGTATCTATGTCTTAGATATACCAAAGACTGTATCTAAGAACTTAATACTTAGAGGTATTGCATTTCTCACATGATGAATTCttatttattgttcttttgtGTACAGTAGTGTATCCATTACTACTTTCACTTTTCTGCATCATCTCATAATAGTCCTTCCTTGTTTCTTAATTCTTTTGTCtggttttcttaaaaattctggtatttattttaaatataattaatgttttttttttcccttagtgtCACCCTGAAGGCTACTACTCTTAGATTCTgttgaatctttatttttatgttgccttcttacatttcattttgatttccTTATAATACTTAATCAGTATAGTAAACTGAAGCCTTGTAGAAGTCATCTCACATTGTTATTCtccaaaaagaaatgtttgttttaattttaatttttctaatggtATCCCAGAAAGCATACATTCTTCTAAAACTTGTATTGTTTCATTTGATATCTTCGGTCTTCTCTAACAGTTTCAAATACAAAATGTTCCCAACTTTTTTTCAACTTAGTGGTTCATAGTTCCCGAACGTTGAAGCTGACTCAGAGGTACTATAACATAGAAATAAAGTAAAGATGTTGGTTTACTGAAAATGCATGCACTATGGCCTTAGCAGGTTCAGAGaatgcatctttttttcccttactcCTGTAGGATTGAAACCCCACAACTGACCCTGCCTGAGTTGCGAGTACTTCTTGAGCAAATGGGCAACCTTCCATGTGCCATGCATCAAATTGGGGATGTCAAGGTAAAGAGGGAATTCTTGGCTTAGAATAGATACTACAGAGTTGGGTGGTTCAATATCTGTATTTTAATAGCTTCATAACTATATAGTTCAAGTAGATATCCTTCCaagcaaatataataaaaatactgaGCACAGGGCTACATATTTATCTGGCTTTTGGCATTGGAGAATGTGAGGGAgataggcagatttttttttttttttaataatttagacTTTTGAAGCTTTTGAAAGGGTAACAACATCATATTAAAGTGAGCTTGAAAGAATTAAATTTGAGATGACTAAAGGAAAAGCAGGGTTATCATGGCAAATAAAGGATTTTTGTTGATAGTAAGTATATCTTGTCCTACTGGATTATGGCTGAAAGTAAGTATAAATGCCTAAGAGAGAATGTAAAGGGAACAGATTGAGGGTAGGTTGTTGCATATCTAGATGAGTAAAGAGTCTCTTCTTTATCCTATATCTTTGCAGGATGTTTTGGAACAAGTGGAAGCCTACCAAATTGAGGCTCGGGAGGCCCTGGCCTCACTGCCTCTCAGTGTAGGACTTTTGCGGTCCTTGTTGGAGAAGGGTCAGCAGTTGGGTGTAGAGGTGCCTGAAGCCCATCAACTCCAGCAACAGGTGGAGCAGGCACGATGGCTAGATGAGGTGAAGCAAGCACTGGCTCCTTCAGCTCAAAGGGGCTCTCTGGTCATCATGCAGGGGCTCTTGGTTACAGGTGCCAAAATAGCCTCCAGCCCTTCTGTGGACAAGGCCCGGGCTGAGCTTCAGGAACTGCTGACCATTGCAGAGCGCTGGGAAGAAAAGGCGCATTTCTGTCTGGAGGCCAGGTGGGGCGGGCGCATCCTTTCCCCATATATACTGTGTAACTCTGGTCCTCAGAGTCTGGGGTTGATCCTGGGGATGGCTTTAGTGGGTAACCCTGACACCAGACCTGTAGTTAGGTGTCGGCTAAACTGTAAGGATTGATATGATATGGTATCCAGTCCTCTGTTAACTACTGTAGTAGAATACAATAATCGAGGAAATATTTGTGGACCTAGTTCTCAAATCATACATTGCAGACCTGACTTAAGAAGAGACTGAAATGGCTGCTTCAGTGTTTACAGTTTTTGAGACTTGAGAGATTATTGCTCAttacaatttttaagtttttgttgcGGAGCTTTTGATGGTAAAACTTAGGACAAAAAAAATGCGTATGCATATAATATTGAAGGATGGATTCCtatttttccaaacatttttagGCAGAAGCATCCACCAGCTACATTGGAAGCCATAATCCGTGAGGCAGAAAATATCCCAGTTTACCTGCCTAACATCCAAGCACTCAAAGACGCTCTGGCTAAAGCACATGCTTGGATTGCTGATGTGGATGAGATCCAAGTAAGGACTTGCCTCCTCTTTTATAGTGCAGATGTAAAGGCAGAAGAAACATAATTCTGCCTTTGACTTTTTAATAACAGAGTTCTCTTGTGCTAGTATGTAGAGATGGCAGGCTAGAGCTGTGAGGATATCAGGATAAAAATAgctgaaggagaaaaacaagtatGGGCCTACACCTGATCATAGACTATCCCAAAGGAAGGGGGCCAGACAAGAGAAACCAGAACAAAATAGTTGACATGGAAGGGGTGTTTTTTTAGCCAGTGAAGTAGGAGTTCTTGGTAAAAGTATTTGCTGTTCCACTGTTTTCTTTATAATAGACTCTCTATTTTCTGTATAGCTGTACAACATGATGCTCAGCATTGGCTAGCACAAATCTGAATACAGTAATgattgatatatttaatttttcttgttccTATTGCAGAATGGTGACCACTATCCCTGCTTGGATGACTTGGAAGGCCTGGTGGCTGTAGGCCGAGACCTACCTGTGGGTTTGGAAGAGCTGAGACAGTTAGAGCTTCAAGTACTAACAGCACATTCATGGAGGGAGAAGGCCTCTAAGACCTTCCTCAAGAAGAATTCATGCTATACGCTGCTGGAGGTAAGACCTGAGACTGCAACTCACATCTTCCCTTGTGTTAAGCCTGGATATTGTGAGAACATCAGAAATTGGCAGATCTggtgaggggaaggaaagggaaacccTAGCCATGCTCCCACTGTCTGCCTGCTTCAGGTACTTTGCCCATGTGCAGATGCTGGTTCAGACACCAGCAAGCGTAGCCGATGGATAGAGAAGGAGTTGGGCTTGTACAGATCTGACACAGAGTTGCTGGGACTGTCTGCACAGGACCTCAGGGATCCAGGCTCTGTGGTGAGTTGGGGCACATATGGGGACAAAAGCCTAGTGACAATAAGAGTATCTGAGCTAGATAATGATAGGCAGACCATTTGTTCTCCGTGGTTTGTGAGTGAGATGTTAAAAGCACTAGAGAAGGGAGTGAAATGCACTGCTGACTTCCACTCCCTCTGTCTTGGGCATGTCAGATCGTGGCCTtcaaggagggggagcagaaggagaaggagggtaTCCTGCAGCTGCGTCGCGTGAACTCCACCAAGCCTAGTCCACTAGCATCATCGACCACAGCTTCTTCTGCATCCTCCATCTGTGTTTGTGGTCAGGTGCCAGCCGGGGTGGGAGCTCTGCAGTGTGACCTATGTCAGGATTGGTTCCACGGGCAGTGTGTCTCAGTACCCCGCCTTCTCAGCTCTTCAAGGCCCACTTCCACCTCATCACCACTGCTGGCCTGGTGGGAGTGGGACACCAAATTTTTGTGTCCACTGTGCATGCGCTCAAGGCGCCCACGTCTGGAGACCATCCTGGCACTGCTGGTAGCCCTGCAGAGACTGCCAGTACGACTCCCTGAGGGTGAAGCCCTACAGTGCCTCACCGAGAGAGCTATTGTTTGGCAAGGCCGTGCCAGGCAGGTTCTAGCATCTGAGGACGTGAGTGCTCTGTTGGGACAGCTGGCTGAGCTTCGCCACCAACTGCAGGATAAACCCAGGCTGGAGAAGTCCCCTACCTACCCTTCAGCCCCTGCTTTTGAGCCACACACAGAAGGCTGTGGCAGGGATATGCCTAAGGTTAGCTGCCCAGTCCAGCTCTTGCCCTTAAATGTCTTACCTCCTTGCCATACCCTATTTAGGCTATACTTTCTGCCCTGTAATTTTTAGTCTCCCTTGGTGTCGCCTGCATGTCCCATTTTGCATTCTCTGACTGCTCCTTGTTATTAGCCTGTATGTACCTTCCTCTTCCAGGAGGTAAATGTCCTAAGTTTGGGGTTGATGCAAAAAATATTAGGACGGTTTTTCTATAACCTGTTACCCTACCCATTCTTACTCTTAGCAGGTTCCAGAGTTGCTGCTGAATGTGGACAGTATGACAAGCCATGAGAAGGTTGCTTCTTTTCAGGGCTCAGGTAAGACATGTAGGTTTAGGTTTCGGTAGACTGTTGAGTAGATACCACAAAGGTGATGTGTTTCACTGTTGTTTCTGTCAGGGTGTTGGGGATAAATCTAAGCATAGCCTCTAACTCAGTCTGTCCCTAAAATTTGCAGACCTGGAGGTATTGTCCTCACTATTGCCGCAGTTGACTGGTCCTGTATTGAATCTGC
Protein-coding regions in this window:
- the LOC123935843 gene encoding lysine-specific demethylase 5D isoform X6, translated to MDHGSDDFLPPPECPVFEPTWAEFQDPLGYIAKIRPIAEKSGICKIRPPTDWQPPFAVEVDNFRFTPRIQRLNELEAQTRVKLNYLDQIAKFWEIQGSSLKIPNVERRILDLYSLSKIVMEEGGYEAICRDRRWARVAQRLNYPPGKNIGSLLRSHYERIIYPYELFQSGANLVQCNTHPFDNEEKDKEYKPHSIPFRQSVQPSKFSSYSRRAKRLQPDPEPTEEDIEKNPELKKLQIYGAGPKMMGLGLMARDKTLRKKGVICPRTVLMKEEPREDGKMMSPLPREDLNHSGEPCTKMTMQLRRSHSSAQFIDSYLCRICSRGDEDDKLLLCEGCDDNYHIFCLMPPLPEIPRGVWRCPKCIMAECKRPPEAFGFEQATQEYTLQSFGEMADSFKADYFSMPAHMVPTELVEKEFWRLVSSIEEDVTVEYGADIHSKEFGSGFPVSSSKGSLSPEEEEYATSGWNLNVMPVLDQSVLCHINADISGMKVPWLYVGMVFSAFCWHIEDHWSYSINYLHWGEPKTWYGVPSLAAEQLEEVMKKLTPELFDSQPDLLHQLVTLMNPNTLMSHGVPVVRTNQCAGEFVITFPRAYHSGFNQGYNFAEAVNFCTADWLPAGRQCIEHYRRLRRYCVFSHEELICKMAAFPEKLDLNLAVAVHKEMFIMVQEERRLRKALLEKGVTEAEREAFELLPDDERQCMKCKTTCFLSALACYDCPDGLVCLSHIYDLCKCSSSRQYLRYRYTLDELPAMLHKLKIRAESFDTWANKVRVALEVEDGRKRSFEELRALESEARERRFPNSDLLQQLRNCLNEAEACVSQVLGLVSGQEARIETPQLTLPELRVLLEQMGNLPCAMHQIGDVKDVLEQVEAYQIEAREALASLPLSVGLLRSLLEKGQQLGVEVPEAHQLQQQVEQARWLDEVKQALAPSAQRGSLVIMQGLLVTGAKIASSPSVDKARAELQELLTIAERWEEKAHFCLEARQKHPPATLEAIIREAENIPVYLPNIQALKDALAKAHAWIADVDEIQNGDHYPCLDDLEGLVAVGRDLPVGLEELRQLELQVLTAHSWREKASKTFLKKNSCYTLLEVLCPCADAGSDTSKRSRWIEKELGLYRSDTELLGLSAQDLRDPGSVIVAFKEGEQKEKEGILQLRRVNSTKPSPLASSTTASSASSICVCGQVPAGVGALQCDLCQDWFHGQCVSVPRLLSSSRPTSTSSPLLAWWEWDTKFLCPLCMRSRRPRLETILALLVALQRLPVRLPEGEALQCLTERAIVWQGRARQVLASEDVSALLGQLAELRHQLQDKPRLEKSPTYPSAPAFEPHTEGCGRDMPKQVPELLLNVDSMTSHEKVASFQGSDLEVLSSLLPQLTGPVLNLPEATRAPLEELMLEGDLLEVTLDENHSIWQLLQAGQPPDIERIRTLLELEKPEHKGNRTRGRDLEKRKRRRQQKIDLSRKSKDFVREELQSKKARNSEIKPQEGQEEEFEEETDSENIFLTSIEHSPILKGNKNNFQQNGSGSTASLPSLTPLLHQPYPQHEGL
- the LOC123935843 gene encoding lysine-specific demethylase 5D isoform X15, encoding MDHGSDDFLPPPECPVFEPTWAEFQDPLGYIAKIRPIAEKSGICKIRPPTDWQPPFAVEVDNFRFTPRIQRLNELEAQTRVKLNYLDQIAKFWEIQGSSLKIPNVERRILDLYSLSKIVMEEGGYEAICRDRRWARVAQRLNYPPGKNIGSLLRSHYERIIYPYELFQSGANLVQCNTHPFDNEEKDKEYKPHSIPFRQSVQPSKFSSYSRRAKRLQPDPEPTEEDIEKNPELKKLQIYGAGPKMMGLGLMARDKTLRKKDKEGVICPRTVLMKEEPREDGKMMSPLPREDLNHSGEPCTKMTMQLRRSHSSAQFIDSYLCRICSRGDEDDKLLLCEGCDDNYHIFCLMPPLPEIPRGVWRCPKCIMAECKRPPEAFGFEQATQEYTLQSFGEMADSFKADYFSMPAHMVPTELVEKEFWRLVSSIEEDVTVEYGADIHSKEFGSGFPVSSSKGSLSPEEEEYATSGWNLNVMPVLDQSVLCHINADISGMKVPWLYVGMVFSAFCWHIEDHWSYSINYLHWGEPKTWYGVPSLAAEQLEEVMKKLTPELFDSQPDLLHQLVTLMNPNTLMSHGVPVVRTNQCAGEFVITFPRAYHSGFNQGYNFAEAVNFCTADWLPAGRQCIEHYRRLRRYCVFSHEELICKMAAFPEKLDLNLAVAVHKEMFIMVQEERRLRKALLEKGVTEAEREAFELLPDDERQCMKCKTTCFLSALACYDCPDGLVCLSHIYDLCKCSSSRQYLRYRYTLDELPAMLHKLKIRAESFDTWANKVRVALEVEDGRKRSFEELRALESEARERRFPNSDLLQQLRNCLNEAEACVSQVLGLVSGQEARIETPQLTLPELRVLLEQMGNLPCAMHQIGDVKDVLEQVEAYQIEAREALASLPLSVGLLRSLLEKGQQLGVEVPEAHQLQQQVEQARWLDEVKQALAPSAQRGSLVIMQGLLVTGAKIASSPSVDKARAELQELLTIAERWEEKAHFCLEARQKHPPATLEAIIREAENIPVYLPNIQALKDALAKAHAWIADVDEIQNGDHYPCLDDLEGLVAVGRDLPVGLEELRQLELQVLTAHSWREKASKTFLKKNSCYTLLEVLCPCADAGSDTSKRSRWIEKELGLYRSDTELLGLSAQDLRDPGSVIVAFKEGEQKEKEGILQLRRVNSTKPSPLASSTTASSASSICVCGQVPAGVGALQCDLCQDWFHGQCVSVPRLLSSSRPTSTSSPLLAWWEWDTKFLCPLCMRSRRPRLETILALLVALQRLPVRLPEGEALQCLTERAIVWQGRARQVLASEDVSALLGQLAELRHQLQDKPRLEKSPTYPSAPAFEPHTEGCGRDMPKVPELLLNVDSMTSHEKVASFQGSDLEVLSSLLPQLTGPVLNLPEATRAPLEELMLEGDLLEVTLDENHSIWQLLQAGQPPDIERIRTLLELEKPEHKGNRTRGRDLEKRKRRRQQKIDLSRKSKDFVREELQSKKARNSEIKPQEGQEEEFEEETDSENIFLTSIEHSPILKGNKNNFQQNGSGSTASLPSLTPLLHQPYPQHEGL
- the LOC123935843 gene encoding lysine-specific demethylase 5D isoform X1, whose product is MDHGSDDFLPPPECPVFEPTWAEFQDPLGYIAKIRPIAEKSGICKIRPPTDWQPPFAVEVDNFRFTPRIQRLNELEAQTRVKLNYLDQIAKFWEIQGSSLKIPNVERRILDLYSLSKIVMEEGGYEAICRDRRWARVAQRLNYPPGKNIGSLLRSHYERIIYPYELFQSGANLVQCNTHPFDNEEKDKEYKPHSIPFRQSVQPSKFSSYSRRAKRLQPDPEPTEEDIEKNPELKKLQIYGAGPKMMGLGLMARDKTLRKKDLFLTALDKEGVICPRTVLMKEEPREDGKMMSPLPREDLNHSGEPCTKMTMQLRRSHSSAQFIDSYLCRICSRGDEDDKLLLCEGCDDNYHIFCLMPPLPEIPRGVWRCPKCIMAECKRPPEAFGFEQATQEYTLQSFGEMADSFKADYFSMPAHMVPTELVEKEFWRLVSSIEEDVTVEYGADIHSKEFGSGFPVSSSKGSLSPEEEEYATSGWNLNVMPVLDQSVLCHINADISGMKVPWLYVGMVFSAFCWHIEDHWSYSINYLHWGEPKTWYGVPSLAAEQLEEVMKKLTPELFDSQPDLLHQLVTLMNPNTLMSHGVPVVRTNQCAGEFVITFPRAYHSGFNQGYNFAEAVNFCTADWLPAGRQCIEHYRRLRRYCVFSHEELICKMAAFPEKLDLNLAVAVHKEMFIMVQEERRLRKALLEKGVTEAEREAFELLPDDERQCMKCKTTCFLSALACYDCPDGLVCLSHIYDLCKCSSSRQYLRYRYTLDELPAMLHKLKIRAESFDTWANKVRVALEVEDGRKRSFEELRALESEARERRFPNSDLLQQLRNCLNEAEACVSQVLGLVSGQEARIETPQLTLPELRVLLEQMGNLPCAMHQIGDVKDVLEQVEAYQIEAREALASLPLSVGLLRSLLEKGQQLGVEVPEAHQLQQQVEQARWLDEVKQALAPSAQRGSLVIMQGLLVTGAKIASSPSVDKARAELQELLTIAERWEEKAHFCLEARQKHPPATLEAIIREAENIPVYLPNIQALKDALAKAHAWIADVDEIQNGDHYPCLDDLEGLVAVGRDLPVGLEELRQLELQVLTAHSWREKASKTFLKKNSCYTLLEVLCPCADAGSDTSKRSRWIEKELGLYRSDTELLGLSAQDLRDPGSVIVAFKEGEQKEKEGILQLRRVNSTKPSPLASSTTASSASSICVCGQVPAGVGALQCDLCQDWFHGQCVSVPRLLSSSRPTSTSSPLLAWWEWDTKFLCPLCMRSRRPRLETILALLVALQRLPVRLPEGEALQCLTERAIVWQGRARQVLASEDVSALLGQLAELRHQLQDKPRLEKSPTYPSAPAFEPHTEGCGRDMPKQVPELLLNVDSMTSHEKVASFQGSDLEVLSSLLPQLTGPVLNLPEATRAPLEELMLEGDLLEVTLDENHSIWQLLQAGQPPDIERIRTLLELEKPEHKGNRTRGRDLEKRKRRRQQKIDLSRKSKDFVREELQSKKARNSEIKPQEGQEEEFEEETDSENIFLTSIEHSPILKGNKNNFQQNGSGSTASLPSLTPLLHQPYPQHEGL
- the LOC123935843 gene encoding lysine-specific demethylase 5D isoform X7 translates to MDHGSDDFLPPPECPVFEPTWAEFQDPLGYIAKIRPIAEKSGICKIRPPTDWQPPFAVEVDNFRFTPRIQRLNELEAQTRVKLNYLDQIAKFWEIQGSSLKIPNVERRILDLYSLSKIVMEEGGYEAICRDRRWARVAQRLNYPPGKNIGSLLRSHYERIIYPYELFQSGANLVQCNTHPFDNEEKDKEYKPHSIPFRQSVQPSKFSSYSRRAKRLQPDPEPTEEDIEKNPELKKLQIYGAGPKMMGLGLMARDKTLRKKGVICPRTVLMKEEPREDGKMMSPLPREDLNHSGEPCTKMTMQLRRSHSSAQFIDSYLCRICSRGDEDDKLLLCEGCDDNYHIFCLMPPLPEIPRGVWRCPKCIMAECKRPPEAFGFEQATQEYTLQSFGEMADSFKADYFSMPAHMVPTELVEKEFWRLVSSIEEDVTVEYGADIHSKEFGSGFPVSSSKGSLSPEEEEYATSGWNLNVMPVLDQSVLCHINADISGMKVPWLYVGMVFSAFCWHIEDHWSYSINYLHWGEPKTWYGVPSLAAEQLEEVMKKLTPELFDSQPDLLHQLVTLMNPNTLMSHGVPVVRTNQCAGEFVITFPRAYHSGFNQGYNFAEAVNFCTADWLPAGRQCIEHYRRLRRYCVFSHEELICKMAAFPEKLDLNLAVAVHKEMFIMVQEERRLRKALLEKGVTEAEREAFELLPDDERQCMKCKTTCFLSALACYDCPDGLVCLSHIYDLCKCSSSRQYLRYRYTLDELPAMLHKLKIRAESFDTWANKVRVALEVEDGRKRSFEELRALESEARERRFPNSDLLQQLRNCLNEAEACVSQVLGLVSGQEARIETPQLTLPELRVLLEQMGNLPCAMHQIGDVKDVLEQVEAYQIEAREALASLPLSVGLLRSLLEKGQQLGVEVPEAHQLQQQVEQARWLDEVKQALAPSAQRGSLVIMQGLLVTGAKIASSPSVDKARAELQELLTIAERWEEKAHFCLEARQKHPPATLEAIIREAENIPVYLPNIQALKDALAKAHAWIADVDEIQNGDHYPCLDDLEGLVAVGRDLPVGLEELRQLELQVLTAHSWREKASKTFLKKNSCYTLLEVLCPCADAGSDTSKRSRWIEKELGLYRSDTELLGLSAQDLRDPGSVIVAFKEGEQKEKEGILQLRRVNSTKPSPLASSTTASSASSICVCGQVPAGVGALQCDLCQDWFHGQCVSVPRLLSSSRPTSTSSPLLAWWEWDTKFLCPLCMRSRRPRLETILALLVALQRLPVRLPEGEALQCLTERAIVWQGRARQVLASEDVSALLGQLAELRHQLQDKPRLEKSPTYPSAPAFEPHTEGCGRDMPKVPELLLNVDSMTSHEKVASFQGSDLEVLSSLLPQLTGPVLNLPEATRAPLEELMLEGDLLEVTLDENHSIWQLLQAGQPPDIERIRTLLELEKPEHKGNRTRGRDLEKRKRRRQQKIDLSRKSKDFVREELQSKKARNSEIKPQEGQEEEFEEETDSENIFLTSIEHSPILKGNKNNFQQNGSGSTASLPSLTPLLHQPYPQHEGL